One stretch of Nocardia mangyaensis DNA includes these proteins:
- the def gene encoding peptide deformylase, with product MTIQPVRLFGDPILRSRADTVTEFGAELAQLVADLTETMHDDGGVGMAAPQIGVGLRVFVYDTGDAAGHVVNPQWSAIGTDEQVGPEGCLSIPGVRYDVRRALRVRVTGVDSAGAPLAFEAEDLLARCVQHETDHLDGVLFVSRLEPEDRKDAMRTIRESDWFRAGVTVRESSGVGGGH from the coding sequence GTGACCATTCAGCCCGTTCGCCTGTTCGGCGATCCGATTCTGCGTTCCCGTGCCGACACGGTGACCGAGTTCGGCGCCGAGCTCGCCCAGCTGGTCGCCGATCTCACCGAGACGATGCACGACGACGGTGGCGTCGGGATGGCGGCGCCGCAGATCGGGGTGGGGCTGCGGGTGTTCGTCTACGACACCGGCGATGCCGCCGGACACGTGGTGAACCCACAGTGGTCCGCCATCGGCACGGACGAACAGGTCGGGCCCGAGGGCTGTCTGTCGATCCCCGGCGTGCGCTACGACGTGCGCCGGGCGCTGCGCGTGCGGGTCACCGGTGTCGACAGCGCCGGTGCGCCGCTCGCATTCGAGGCCGAGGACCTGCTCGCCCGCTGTGTGCAGCACGAGACCGATCACCTCGACGGCGTGCTGTTCGTCAGCCGGCTCGAACCCGAGGACCGCAAGGACGCGATGCGCACCATCCGCGAATCCGACTGGTTCCGTGCCGGTGTCACCGTGCGCGAATCCAGCGGTGTGGGCGGTGGCCACTGA
- a CDS encoding esterase/lipase family protein: MRRRVSAAALACTAVVGVSLAPIAAAEPAGYRPPVIPSQPGPPQSDHLAAARYIATHPDAVPSGVNDFECRPTVDHPRPVVLVHGTDSSAYSDWAGIGPQLVEAGFCVFALNYGGKPDADTYGTEDMRIGFAQLAEFVDDVLDATGAAKVDLVGFSQGANVSRFYVNKLGGAPKVDTWVGLASPSYGGVMYGLVPVGQAVPGLLDVYAQVTSVAAVQQAQGAPLMLELNEGGDTVPGVRYVTVGSRVDEMIQPFDNIALRGPGAENLVLQDLCADDLTGHFHLVYDPFVQQLLLRVLDPARAPEPVCEPVPLGTGIPDVIIAGNS; encoded by the coding sequence ATACGCAGGAGGGTGTCGGCCGCGGCGCTCGCCTGCACGGCGGTGGTCGGTGTGTCGCTCGCGCCGATCGCCGCCGCGGAACCGGCGGGCTATCGGCCCCCGGTCATCCCGAGTCAACCGGGACCACCGCAGTCCGATCATCTCGCCGCGGCCCGCTACATCGCCACCCATCCGGACGCGGTTCCGTCGGGCGTCAACGACTTCGAGTGCCGACCCACCGTTGATCATCCCCGCCCGGTGGTCCTCGTGCACGGCACGGACTCGAGCGCGTACTCCGACTGGGCCGGGATCGGTCCACAACTGGTCGAGGCGGGCTTCTGCGTCTTCGCGCTGAACTACGGCGGCAAGCCGGATGCGGACACCTACGGCACCGAGGACATGCGGATCGGCTTCGCCCAGCTCGCCGAGTTCGTCGATGACGTGCTCGACGCGACCGGGGCGGCGAAGGTCGACCTGGTCGGGTTCTCCCAGGGGGCGAACGTGAGCCGGTTCTATGTCAACAAACTCGGCGGCGCACCGAAGGTCGACACCTGGGTCGGACTGGCTTCGCCCAGCTACGGCGGCGTGATGTACGGACTGGTGCCGGTGGGGCAGGCCGTCCCCGGACTGCTGGACGTCTACGCGCAGGTCACCTCGGTCGCGGCGGTGCAGCAGGCGCAGGGCGCCCCGCTGATGCTCGAACTCAACGAGGGTGGCGACACCGTGCCCGGCGTCCGCTACGTCACCGTGGGCAGCCGGGTCGACGAGATGATCCAGCCCTTCGACAACATCGCCCTACGCGGTCCCGGCGCCGAGAACCTCGTCCTCCAAGACCTCTGCGCCGACGACCTGACCGGCCACTTCCACCTGGTGTACGACCCCTTCGTCCAGCAACTGCTCCTGCGCGTGCTCGACCCGGCGAGGGCGCCGGAGCCGGTGTGCGAGCCGGTTCCGCTCGGCACCGGGATTCCGGATGTGATCATCGCCGGAAACTCCTGA
- the metK gene encoding methionine adenosyltransferase — protein sequence MRTTGSRLFTSESVTEGHPDKICDAISDSILDALLTEDPSSRVAVETLVTTGQVHVAGEVTTSAYADIPRIVREKVLEIGYDSSAKGFDGNSCGVNIAIGAQSPDIAQGVDTSHEARVGGSDDEIERQGAGDQGLMFGYATTDTPELMPLPIALAHRLSRKLTEVRKSGVLPYLRPDGKTQVTIEYDGDRPVRLDTVVISTQHAADIDLDNLLAPDIREKVVDAVLGDLDLPSLDTSDIRLLVNPTGKFVLGGPMGDAGLTGRKIIVDTYGGMARHGGGAFSGKDPSKVDRSAAYAMRWVAKNVVAAGLAERVEVQVAYAIGKSAPVGLFVETFGTETIDPTKISTAIAEVFDLRPGAIIRDLDLLRPIYAPTAAYGHFGRTDIDLPWEHTDRADKLRAAVGL from the coding sequence GTGCGTACGACCGGCAGTCGGCTATTCACCAGTGAGTCCGTGACGGAAGGCCATCCGGACAAGATCTGTGACGCGATCAGCGATTCCATCCTCGACGCGTTGCTCACAGAGGATCCGAGCAGCCGGGTCGCGGTGGAAACACTGGTGACCACGGGTCAGGTCCATGTCGCGGGCGAGGTCACCACCTCCGCCTACGCCGACATCCCGCGGATCGTCCGCGAGAAGGTCCTCGAGATCGGATACGACTCCTCCGCCAAGGGGTTCGACGGCAACTCCTGTGGCGTGAACATCGCCATCGGCGCCCAGTCGCCCGATATCGCCCAGGGCGTCGACACCTCGCACGAGGCGCGCGTCGGCGGCTCCGACGACGAGATCGAGCGCCAGGGCGCCGGTGACCAGGGCCTGATGTTCGGCTATGCCACCACCGACACCCCCGAACTGATGCCGCTGCCGATCGCGCTCGCGCACCGGCTCTCGCGCAAGCTCACCGAGGTCCGCAAGTCTGGCGTGCTGCCGTACCTGCGTCCCGACGGCAAGACCCAGGTCACCATCGAATACGACGGTGACCGCCCGGTTCGCCTGGACACGGTGGTCATCTCCACCCAGCACGCGGCCGATATCGACCTGGACAACCTGCTCGCCCCCGACATCCGCGAAAAGGTCGTCGACGCGGTGCTCGGCGACCTGGACCTGCCCTCGCTCGACACCTCCGACATCCGGCTGCTGGTCAACCCGACCGGCAAGTTCGTGCTCGGCGGGCCGATGGGCGATGCCGGTCTGACCGGCCGCAAGATCATCGTCGACACCTACGGTGGCATGGCCCGCCACGGTGGCGGCGCGTTCTCGGGCAAGGATCCGTCGAAGGTGGACCGCTCGGCCGCGTACGCGATGCGCTGGGTCGCCAAGAACGTGGTGGCCGCCGGGCTGGCCGAGCGCGTCGAGGTGCAGGTCGCGTACGCGATCGGCAAGTCGGCCCCGGTCGGTCTGTTCGTCGAGACCTTCGGCACCGAGACGATCGACCCGACCAAGATCTCCACCGCCATCGCGGAGGTCTTCGACCTGCGTCCGGGCGCGATCATCCGCGATCTCGACCTGCTGCGCCCGATCTACGCGCCGACCGCGGCCTACGGTCACTTCGGTCGCACCGATATCGACCTGCCCTGGGAGCACACGGACCGCGCCGACAAGCTGCGCGCGGCCGTCGGCCTGTAG
- a CDS encoding primosomal protein N' produces MAADDPSTPAGHPIARVLPLLSPAHLDRDFDYLVPPELDEIAQPGVRVRVRFAGRLVDGYLLARLPRTDHTGKMMPLERVVSAERVLTPEILRLATSVAARYAGTRADVLRLAIPPRHASTENGGAKKSSSKKKAAEHHVTPPRQVESHAAAEEPGTESRPGGLSSQRDSGSAGALAGAPGDAASGADVAPVVDTAAWGRYVHGGAFVAALADGRGPRAAWQALPGEDWAARLAELAATVAAGGRSAVLMVPDQRDLDRLLAECIRLVGDSAVGLSAGLGPAARYRRWLAVLRGQARIVVGTRAAVFAPAKDLGLIALWDDGDDTYAEPRSPYPHAREVAMLRAHETGAAFVAAGFARTAEIQAVVESGWARDLLAERQVLREVSPRISAPGDTDFALERDALARAVRMPGVAFAAARAAIKENAAVLVQVPRRGYVPSLACAKCRTPARCRHCNGPLALPQSADGEAASPQCKWCGITEAAFRCQACGARALRAMVIGAARTAEELGRAFPGVPIRGSGGGEVLDTVEPGAQVVVATVGAEPLVRGGYGVALLLDGWALLGRADLRATEDTLRRWMGAAALVRPRGQVIVMAEPALPTVQALVRWDPVHHAAAELAARAEVGFPPAVRLAAIDGTTASIAELLDAATLPDGTEVLGPVPLPPTARTPFSGADSPAEVERMLLRVPRSGGAPLARALAAAQAVRSSHRSDAPLRVQIDPVDIG; encoded by the coding sequence GTGGCAGCGGACGATCCATCGACACCAGCGGGACACCCGATCGCTCGGGTGCTCCCGCTGCTGTCGCCCGCGCACCTGGACCGTGATTTCGACTACCTGGTCCCGCCCGAACTCGACGAGATCGCGCAGCCCGGTGTGCGGGTGCGCGTCCGTTTCGCCGGCCGCCTGGTGGACGGATACCTGCTGGCCAGGCTCCCGCGCACCGACCACACCGGCAAGATGATGCCGCTCGAGCGGGTCGTGTCCGCCGAGCGGGTCCTCACGCCGGAGATCCTGCGGCTGGCGACGTCGGTCGCCGCGCGGTACGCGGGCACCCGCGCCGACGTGTTGCGCCTGGCGATTCCGCCGCGGCACGCGAGCACGGAAAACGGCGGGGCGAAGAAGTCGTCGAGCAAGAAGAAGGCGGCCGAGCATCACGTGACGCCACCGCGCCAGGTCGAATCCCACGCTGCCGCCGAAGAACCCGGCACGGAATCGCGCCCCGGCGGGCTCTCGTCGCAGCGCGATTCGGGTAGCGCCGGGGCGCTGGCAGGTGCGCCGGGTGATGCCGCGTCGGGCGCCGATGTGGCACCGGTCGTGGACACCGCGGCGTGGGGTCGGTATGTACACGGCGGTGCCTTTGTCGCTGCCCTGGCCGACGGTCGCGGACCGCGGGCGGCGTGGCAGGCGCTGCCGGGGGAGGACTGGGCGGCTCGGCTGGCCGAACTCGCGGCGACGGTGGCGGCCGGTGGGCGCAGTGCGGTACTGATGGTGCCGGATCAGCGGGATCTCGATCGATTGCTCGCCGAATGTATTCGGCTGGTGGGGGATTCGGCTGTCGGGCTGTCGGCGGGACTGGGGCCCGCGGCGCGATACCGGCGGTGGCTGGCGGTGCTGCGCGGGCAGGCGCGGATTGTGGTCGGGACACGGGCCGCGGTGTTCGCGCCGGCGAAGGACCTCGGGCTCATTGCTCTCTGGGACGATGGCGACGACACCTACGCCGAACCGCGCTCCCCGTATCCACATGCCCGTGAAGTGGCGATGCTGCGCGCGCACGAGACCGGCGCCGCCTTCGTCGCGGCCGGGTTCGCCCGCACGGCCGAAATTCAGGCCGTCGTCGAATCCGGTTGGGCACGTGACCTTCTGGCCGAACGGCAGGTCCTGCGCGAGGTGTCACCCCGGATCAGCGCGCCCGGCGACACCGACTTCGCGCTGGAACGTGACGCGCTGGCCCGCGCGGTGCGCATGCCCGGCGTGGCCTTCGCGGCCGCGCGCGCCGCGATCAAGGAGAACGCGGCCGTCCTGGTCCAGGTGCCGAGGCGGGGGTATGTCCCGTCGCTCGCGTGCGCGAAATGCCGCACGCCCGCCCGTTGCCGCCACTGCAACGGGCCACTGGCACTGCCTCAGTCGGCCGACGGTGAAGCGGCGAGCCCCCAGTGCAAGTGGTGCGGCATCACCGAGGCCGCGTTCCGCTGTCAAGCCTGCGGCGCGCGGGCACTGCGAGCGATGGTGATCGGTGCGGCCCGCACCGCCGAAGAGCTCGGCCGGGCCTTTCCCGGCGTGCCGATCCGGGGGTCGGGCGGCGGGGAGGTGCTCGACACGGTCGAGCCGGGCGCCCAGGTCGTCGTCGCCACTGTCGGCGCGGAACCACTCGTACGCGGCGGCTACGGTGTGGCGCTGCTACTCGACGGCTGGGCCCTGCTCGGTCGCGCCGATCTGCGCGCCACCGAGGACACCCTGCGCCGTTGGATGGGCGCCGCCGCGCTGGTCCGCCCGCGCGGTCAGGTGATCGTGATGGCCGAACCCGCCCTGCCCACCGTCCAGGCGCTGGTCCGCTGGGATCCTGTCCACCACGCCGCCGCCGAACTGGCAGCCCGCGCCGAAGTCGGCTTCCCGCCTGCCGTACGCCTGGCCGCCATCGACGGCACCACGGCCTCCATCGCCGAGTTGCTCGACGCCGCGACACTTCCCGACGGCACCGAAGTCCTCGGCCCGGTCCCCCTTCCGCCCACCGCGCGCACGCCGTTCTCCGGCGCCGACAGCCCCGCCGAGGTCGAACGGATGCTCCTGCGCGTCCCACGCTCCGGCGGCGCCCCCCTCGCTCGCGCCCTCGCCGCAGCCCAGGCAGTCCGCAGCTCTCACCGCTCCGACGCGCCACTGCGCGTCCAGATCGACCCGGTCGACATCGGCTGA
- a CDS encoding PadR family transcriptional regulator, whose protein sequence is MHNREEREFGHFGRGRGPGFGEFGTERRQFRRGGRHGHGPEFGPGFGPGFGPGFGPGFGRGRGRGGRGRRGDVRAAVLLLLAERPMHGYELIQRIRERSDDVWRPSPGSIYPALAQLEDEGLVLIEKVAGRKTAQLTDEGKAYVETHRDEIGDPWAEVRQDVGAQALDLRGLVGQVMGAVGQVAAVGTPEQAARAAEVLTETRRALYRILAEDDLAPEGDATPEK, encoded by the coding sequence ATGCACAACCGAGAAGAAAGAGAATTCGGACACTTCGGCCGCGGGCGAGGGCCCGGCTTCGGCGAATTCGGTACCGAACGACGGCAGTTCCGCCGGGGCGGGCGACACGGGCACGGCCCCGAGTTCGGACCGGGCTTCGGGCCTGGCTTCGGACCGGGCTTCGGTCCCGGTTTCGGCCGGGGGCGAGGCCGCGGTGGTCGGGGCAGGCGCGGTGACGTGCGGGCGGCAGTCCTGCTGCTGCTCGCCGAGCGGCCCATGCACGGCTACGAGTTGATCCAGCGGATCCGCGAGCGCAGTGACGATGTCTGGCGCCCCAGCCCGGGGTCGATCTACCCGGCATTGGCCCAGCTCGAGGACGAGGGCCTGGTGCTCATCGAGAAGGTGGCCGGTCGCAAGACCGCGCAACTCACCGACGAGGGCAAGGCCTATGTGGAGACCCATCGCGACGAAATCGGCGATCCCTGGGCCGAGGTCAGGCAGGATGTCGGCGCCCAGGCGCTGGATCTGCGCGGGCTGGTCGGGCAGGTGATGGGCGCGGTCGGACAGGTCGCCGCGGTCGGTACTCCGGAGCAGGCGGCCAGGGCCGCCGAGGTGCTCACCGAGACCCGCCGCGCGCTGTATCGCATCCTCGCCGAGGACGATCTCGCTCCCGAGGGCGACGCAACCCCCGAGAAGTGA
- the coaBC gene encoding bifunctional phosphopantothenoylcysteine decarboxylase/phosphopantothenate--cysteine ligase CoaBC, with protein sequence MRIVVGVGGGIAAYKACALVRRFTETGHQVRVIPTESALEFVGRATFEALSGQPVHTTVFADVPEVPHVRIGQEADLVVIAPATADLMARAAQGRADDLLTATLLTARCPVLFAPAMHTEMWEHPATVANVATLRAHGATVMEPASGRLTGTDTGPGRLPEPEEIFGLASLLLERADALPRDLTGRRVVITAGGTREPLDPVRFLGNRSSGKQGYALARVAAQRGAQVTLIAGNTIELAPPAAVDLVHITTADQLKTAVDKHALGADAVIMAAAVADFRPTHVAAAKIKKGADEPDVIPLTKNEDILAGLVHARTEGRLTDTAIVGFAAETGDDNGDVLTHARAKLARKGCDLLVVNAVGEGKAFEVDTNDGWLLGADGTEQALDHGSKALLASRVLDALVPLLR encoded by the coding sequence ATGCGGATCGTCGTCGGGGTCGGCGGGGGCATCGCCGCCTACAAGGCGTGTGCCCTCGTTCGTCGGTTCACCGAGACCGGACATCAGGTGCGGGTCATTCCCACCGAGTCCGCGTTGGAGTTCGTCGGTAGGGCGACCTTCGAAGCACTGTCCGGTCAGCCGGTGCACACCACGGTGTTCGCCGACGTGCCCGAGGTGCCGCATGTCCGGATCGGCCAGGAGGCCGATCTCGTCGTCATCGCCCCCGCCACCGCGGACCTCATGGCCCGCGCCGCGCAGGGGCGCGCCGACGATCTGCTCACCGCCACCTTGCTGACGGCCCGATGTCCGGTGCTGTTCGCGCCCGCGATGCACACCGAGATGTGGGAACATCCGGCGACGGTGGCCAATGTCGCGACGCTGCGCGCGCACGGCGCCACGGTCATGGAACCCGCCTCGGGTCGGCTCACCGGCACCGACACCGGTCCGGGCAGGCTGCCCGAGCCGGAGGAGATCTTCGGCCTGGCCTCGCTGCTGCTCGAACGCGCCGACGCGCTGCCCCGCGACCTCACCGGTCGCCGCGTGGTGATCACCGCGGGTGGAACGAGAGAACCGCTCGATCCGGTGCGTTTCCTCGGCAACCGCAGCTCCGGCAAGCAGGGCTATGCCCTGGCCAGGGTGGCCGCCCAGCGCGGCGCCCAGGTGACGCTGATCGCGGGCAACACCATCGAGCTCGCTCCGCCCGCCGCGGTCGACCTGGTCCACATCACCACCGCCGACCAGCTCAAGACCGCGGTCGACAAGCACGCGCTCGGCGCCGACGCGGTCATCATGGCGGCCGCGGTGGCCGATTTCCGGCCCACCCACGTCGCGGCGGCCAAGATCAAGAAGGGCGCGGACGAGCCCGACGTGATCCCGCTGACCAAGAACGAGGACATCCTCGCCGGACTGGTGCACGCCAGGACCGAGGGGCGGCTCACGGACACCGCGATCGTCGGTTTCGCCGCCGAGACCGGCGACGACAACGGCGACGTGCTCACCCACGCGCGGGCCAAACTTGCCCGCAAGGGGTGCGATCTGCTCGTGGTCAACGCGGTCGGCGAGGGCAAGGCGTTCGAGGTCGACACCAACGACGGGTGGCTGCTCGGCGCCGACGGCACCGAACAAGCTCTCGATCACGGCTCCAAGGCCCTGCTGGCCAGCCGGGTGCTCGACGCGCTCGTTCCACTGCTGCGCTGA
- a CDS encoding DUF6463 family protein has protein sequence MNSKTRFPIAGAALTFIATVHTIMGVVLLSVSDQDIELSFWFTTFGVVGIGLGLAMIELERARGFVPGSVLIVLAVTVVFGLVFEPVSGFITLLVPLGAGALGWWRARAQQPTSA, from the coding sequence ATGAATTCAAAAACTAGATTCCCGATCGCCGGGGCCGCGCTCACCTTCATCGCCACCGTGCACACGATCATGGGTGTCGTCCTGTTGTCGGTCAGCGATCAGGACATCGAGCTGTCGTTCTGGTTCACCACCTTCGGCGTGGTCGGGATCGGTCTCGGGTTGGCGATGATCGAGCTCGAACGGGCGCGCGGGTTCGTGCCGGGGTCGGTGTTGATCGTGCTGGCCGTCACCGTGGTCTTCGGGCTGGTCTTCGAGCCGGTATCCGGATTCATCACCCTCTTGGTGCCGCTGGGGGCTGGTGCGCTGGGTTGGTGGCGCGCCAGGGCGCAGCAGCCGACGTCGGCCTGA
- the fmt gene encoding methionyl-tRNA formyltransferase, with protein MRVVFAGTPDPAVPSLRRLIESERHEVVAVVTRPDAVAGRGRKISRSPVGQLADEHGIPVLTPHKPAEPEFVAALTELAPDCCPVVAYGALLPQQVLDIPTHGWINLHFSLLPAWRGAAPVQAAIDAGDDMTGASTFLIEAGLDTGPVYGVMTEKIGLTDTAGELLARLAEAGAVLLEKTLDGVEDGELRAIPQSNDGVSYAPKVTVEAGRIGFDEPALSIHRHIRAVTPAPGAWTEVNGLRLKLGPVEMVEETLPEREIEVRKSGVFVGTSTTAVRLGQVQPPGKKMMNALDWARGARLAPGTVIG; from the coding sequence ATGCGCGTGGTCTTCGCGGGCACGCCGGACCCGGCGGTGCCGTCACTGCGCAGGCTGATCGAGAGCGAGCGCCACGAGGTCGTCGCGGTGGTCACCCGGCCCGACGCCGTCGCGGGCCGTGGCCGCAAGATCAGCCGGTCGCCGGTGGGTCAGCTGGCCGACGAGCACGGCATCCCGGTGCTCACCCCGCACAAGCCCGCCGAGCCCGAATTCGTCGCCGCGCTCACCGAATTGGCGCCCGACTGCTGTCCGGTGGTGGCCTATGGCGCGCTGCTGCCCCAGCAGGTGCTGGACATCCCCACGCATGGCTGGATCAACCTGCACTTCTCGCTGCTGCCGGCCTGGCGTGGCGCGGCGCCCGTGCAGGCCGCCATCGACGCCGGTGACGACATGACCGGCGCGTCGACCTTCCTGATCGAAGCGGGCCTGGACACCGGCCCGGTGTACGGGGTGATGACCGAGAAGATCGGCCTCACCGACACCGCGGGCGAACTGCTCGCCCGGCTCGCCGAGGCGGGTGCGGTCCTGCTGGAGAAGACCCTTGACGGTGTGGAAGACGGGGAGCTGCGAGCGATTCCACAGTCCAACGATGGTGTGTCCTATGCGCCCAAGGTGACCGTGGAGGCGGGCCGGATCGGATTCGACGAACCCGCCCTGTCCATCCACCGCCACATCCGCGCCGTCACCCCGGCGCCCGGCGCGTGGACCGAGGTGAACGGGCTGCGCCTCAAACTCGGCCCGGTGGAGATGGTGGAGGAAACCTTGCCCGAACGCGAGATCGAGGTGCGCAAATCCGGCGTCTTCGTCGGTACATCGACCACCGCGGTCCGCCTCGGTCAGGTCCAGCCACCCGGCAAGAAGATGATGAACGCCCTCGACTGGGCCCGCGGCGCCCGCCTCGCCCCCGGCACGGTGATCGGATGA
- the rpoZ gene encoding DNA-directed RNA polymerase subunit omega, whose amino-acid sequence MSTDITVVPAYDTPIGLTNPPIDELLERTSSKYALVIYAAKRARQINDYYNQLGDGILEYVGPLVEPGLQEKPLSVAMREIHSDLLEHTEGE is encoded by the coding sequence GTGAGTACGGACATCACCGTAGTGCCCGCGTACGACACCCCCATCGGCCTCACCAACCCGCCGATCGACGAGCTGCTCGAGCGCACCTCGTCCAAGTACGCCCTGGTCATCTACGCGGCCAAGCGGGCGCGTCAGATCAACGATTACTACAACCAGCTCGGCGACGGCATCCTCGAGTACGTCGGCCCGCTGGTCGAGCCCGGCCTGCAGGAGAAGCCGCTGTCGGTCGCCATGCGTGAAATCCACTCCGACCTGCTCGAACACACCGAGGGCGAGTGA
- the gmk gene encoding guanylate kinase, with protein sequence MVEHTRKGRLVVLVGPSAVGKSTVVRCVRERLPELVFSVSATTRAPRPGEVDGRDYRFVSRAEFDAMIEADELLEWADIHGGLQRSGTPAAPVREALAAGYSVLIEVDLAGARSVRAAMPEALLVFLAPPSWEELVSRLRSRGTETPEVIERRLETARVELAARDEFDTVIVNSEVTTACEQLVSLFVSTNSSS encoded by the coding sequence GTGGTCGAACACACGCGGAAGGGTCGACTGGTCGTACTGGTCGGCCCCTCGGCCGTGGGTAAGTCCACGGTCGTGCGGTGCGTGCGGGAACGCCTGCCCGAACTGGTCTTCAGTGTGTCGGCGACGACCCGGGCCCCCCGGCCTGGGGAAGTCGACGGCCGTGACTACCGTTTCGTTTCCCGAGCCGAGTTCGACGCCATGATCGAGGCGGACGAACTGCTCGAATGGGCAGACATCCATGGGGGGTTGCAGCGATCGGGCACCCCCGCGGCCCCGGTGCGGGAAGCACTGGCGGCCGGATATTCAGTACTGATCGAAGTCGATCTGGCCGGTGCGCGGTCGGTCCGCGCGGCCATGCCGGAGGCTCTGCTGGTGTTCCTCGCACCGCCGAGCTGGGAGGAGCTGGTCTCGCGGCTGCGTTCGCGCGGTACCGAGACCCCCGAGGTGATCGAGCGCAGGCTCGAGACCGCCAGGGTCGAATTGGCGGCCCGTGACGAGTTCGACACGGTCATCGTGAACAGCGAGGTGACCACTGCTTGTGAGCAGTTGGTATCGTTGTTCGTTAGCACAAATTCGAGTTCTTGA
- a CDS encoding TetR/AcrR family transcriptional regulator, which translates to MARPRLFTDDQVLDAARDLLVDPAITRPSIAAIGTAAGVHSGSIYVRFASRDELLARLWLRAIRRFHEGFVTALTGPSPLLAAAVFLPRYCREHPTEARAMKMFHHDELLDVGPEELRAAIATVNDDMHAALFAAVGVEFGAADERSIAVAEAAVKAIPYGLVRDYIARAAPIPDWVDAVTATASGAVLAEFRARS; encoded by the coding sequence GTGGCAAGACCCCGCCTCTTCACCGACGATCAGGTGCTCGACGCGGCCCGTGACCTGCTGGTCGATCCGGCGATCACGCGCCCGTCCATCGCGGCGATCGGCACCGCCGCCGGGGTGCACTCGGGTTCGATCTATGTGCGTTTCGCCTCACGTGACGAACTGCTCGCTCGCCTGTGGCTGCGCGCTATTCGCCGTTTCCACGAGGGCTTCGTCACCGCCCTGACCGGGCCGTCTCCCTTGCTCGCCGCAGCCGTGTTCCTGCCGCGTTACTGCCGAGAACACCCGACCGAGGCCAGGGCGATGAAGATGTTCCATCACGACGAGCTGCTCGACGTCGGCCCCGAGGAGCTGCGCGCTGCGATCGCCACGGTGAACGACGACATGCACGCCGCCCTGTTCGCCGCGGTCGGCGTCGAATTCGGGGCCGCCGACGAGCGCTCGATCGCTGTGGCCGAGGCCGCGGTGAAGGCGATTCCGTACGGCCTGGTGCGCGACTACATCGCCCGCGCCGCACCGATTCCGGACTGGGTCGACGCCGTCACCGCCACCGCGTCGGGCGCCGTGCTGGCCGAGTTTCGGGCCCGTTCGTGA
- the mihF gene encoding integration host factor, actinobacterial type: MALPQLTDEQRAAALEKAAAARRARAELKERLKRGGTNLKQVLTDAESDEILGKMKVSALLEALPKVGKVKAAEIMTELEIAPTRRLRGLGDRQRKALLARFDFDS, translated from the coding sequence GTGGCCCTTCCCCAGCTGACTGACGAGCAGCGCGCCGCTGCTCTGGAGAAGGCGGCTGCCGCTCGCCGCGCTCGGGCAGAGCTCAAGGAGCGCCTGAAGCGCGGCGGCACCAACCTGAAGCAGGTCCTCACCGATGCCGAGTCCGATGAGATTCTCGGCAAGATGAAGGTGTCGGCGCTGCTCGAGGCTCTGCCGAAGGTGGGCAAGGTCAAGGCTGCCGAGATCATGACCGAGCTGGAGATCGCCCCCACCCGGCGGCTCCGTGGCCTGGGCGACCGTCAGCGCAAGGCGCTGCTGGCTCGCTTCGACTTCGACTCCTGA